The following DNA comes from Bacillota bacterium.
GGAAGCACCGGCTCGCTCGGCGTGCAGACGCTGGAACTGTGCGAGCACTTCCCCGACCGCCTGCAGGTCGTGGCCCTGGGGGCTTCCGGCCGCCACCCGGAACTCCTGGCCGACCAGGTGCGGCGGTTTTCGCCGGGCCTGGTGGCCGTCACCGAACCCGGCGCCGCCGCCCGGCTCCGGGCCGAACTCGGGACCCATCCCGGGCCGCTTTCTTTCCCGGCAGCCGCCCCCCATGTGGTGGCGGGGCCTCAGGCGCTCATTGACGCGGCGCTGCACCCCGACGCCGATCTCGTGCTCGTGCTGACCGTCGGCCTCACGGGGCTGGCGCCGACCCTCGCCGCCCTCGAGGCCGGCCGCAGGGTGGCGCTCGCCAACAAGGAGGTGCTGGTCGCCGCCGGCGACCTCATCCCGGCTCCCCGCCTGGTCGAGGAAGGGCGGCTGCTTCCGGTGGATTCCGAGCACTCGGCCATCTGGCAGAGCCTGCTGGGTGAACGGCGTCCGGGCATCCGCCGGCTGTGGCTCACCGCCTCGGGCGGCCCGTTCTGGGGCTGGCCCCCGCAACGCCTTCGCACCGTGACGGCGGAGCAGGCCCTGGCTCACCCCACCTGGCGCATGGGGCCCCGGGTGACGGTGGACTCGGCGACCCTGATGAACAAGGGCTTCGAGATCATCGAGGCGCACCACCTGTTCGGCGTGCCCTGTGCCGACGTCCGGGTGGTGGTGCACCGGCAGAGCGTGGTTCACTCGCTGGTGGAGTTCTGCGACGGCTCCATCAAGGCGCAACTCAGCCTTCCGGACATGCGCTTGCCCCTTCTGTTCGCCCTCAGCTACCCCGATCGCTGGGAGTACCGGGGGCCGCCGCCGCTATTCGAGCCAGGCGCCCGCTCCCGGCGGGCCGGGTCTTCCGGAGGCACCGGCCCATCCGGCCGGGCCGAACCCCTCACGCTCACCTTCGAGCCGCTGGTACCGGGGGAGAACGAACCACGGGCTATCCGTCTGGCCCGCCAGGCCGCGGAGGCGGGAGGCACCTACCCGACCGTGCTGGCCACGGCGGACGAGGTGGCAGTGGAGGCCTTCCTGGCGGGACGGCTTCGGTTCGACCGGCTGCTGGAGGTGGTCAGGGACGCCCTCGACCGGCACACGCCAGCCCCATCGTTATCTTTAGAGGCTGTGCAGGAAGCGGACGCCTGGGCACGCCGCACCGCGCAGGAGGCCATTGATCGCCTCGAGTCCGCGTAGCGGCGACGGCGCCACCGGCCAGGTCACGTCCCTGCGCTGGCGAACAGGCTGAAAAGAGCAACCATCAAAGCCGACAGCGCGATGGCGGTTCCGACGAGCCATCGCATGGTCGCCTGGAAGTACTTCAGGTTAGCTCTCGCACAGCCAGCCGCGTCTCTTCCTGGGGTGCCCGCGAATTGTGACACCGTTGCGAATAACGTACAATGGTATTCGAGCCTTGCCATCGCAATCAGGAGGGGATGTGTCCCGATGGCCCGACCGATGCGGGTAGCTGCCTCAGATCCCGGGCTGACTGCTCGCATGCTGTTGACGATGCTGCTGCTGGGCGCCGTCTACCTCTTCTTCATCAGCGTGCTTCTCGCCTACGGCGCCAACACCACCACCATCTTCCTCGTCGTCGGGATCATGCTGGCCGCCCAGTACTACCTGTCCGACAAGCTCGTGCTCTGGTCGACCGGCGCCCGCGAGGTGAGCCCTGAAGAGGCGCCCGAGCTCCACGACATCGTGGGCAGGCTTGCCGCCATGGCCGACTTGCCGAAGCCCAGGGTGGCCATCATGCCGTCCGACGTCCCCAACGCGTTCGCCACCGGCCGCAACCCGAAGAGCGCCGTCGTGGCCGTCACCTCGGGGTTGATGCGCCGGCTCTCCAGGCCGGAGGTCGAAGCGGTGCTGGCCCATGAGGTCACCCACATTCGCAACCGTGACGTGGCCGTCATCACTGTCGCGAGCTTCTTCGCGACGGTGGCCGCGTTCCTCACCCGGCAGATGATGTGGTTTGGCTACTGGGGCGTGCCGATGGGCGGAGACCGCCGGGACGACCGCGGCGGGGGCGCGTACGCCTGGATGGTCATCTACCTGGTCTCGCTGCTCGTCTACTTCGTGAGCTATCTCCTGATCCGGGCGCTTTCCCGGTACCGGGAGTATGCGGCGGACCGCGGCGCCGCCTACCTGACCGGCGCGCCTTCGAATCTGGCGTCGGCGC
Coding sequences within:
- a CDS encoding 1-deoxy-D-xylulose-5-phosphate reductoisomerase; translated protein: MTPKPGQHHHCTPQPPAPRRLAILGSTGSLGVQTLELCEHFPDRLQVVALGASGRHPELLADQVRRFSPGLVAVTEPGAAARLRAELGTHPGPLSFPAAAPHVVAGPQALIDAALHPDADLVLVLTVGLTGLAPTLAALEAGRRVALANKEVLVAAGDLIPAPRLVEEGRLLPVDSEHSAIWQSLLGERRPGIRRLWLTASGGPFWGWPPQRLRTVTAEQALAHPTWRMGPRVTVDSATLMNKGFEIIEAHHLFGVPCADVRVVVHRQSVVHSLVEFCDGSIKAQLSLPDMRLPLLFALSYPDRWEYRGPPPLFEPGARSRRAGSSGGTGPSGRAEPLTLTFEPLVPGENEPRAIRLARQAAEAGGTYPTVLATADEVAVEAFLAGRLRFDRLLEVVRDALDRHTPAPSLSLEAVQEADAWARRTAQEAIDRLESA
- the htpX gene encoding zinc metalloprotease HtpX, which produces MARPMRVAASDPGLTARMLLTMLLLGAVYLFFISVLLAYGANTTTIFLVVGIMLAAQYYLSDKLVLWSTGAREVSPEEAPELHDIVGRLAAMADLPKPRVAIMPSDVPNAFATGRNPKSAVVAVTSGLMRRLSRPEVEAVLAHEVTHIRNRDVAVITVASFFATVAAFLTRQMMWFGYWGVPMGGDRRDDRGGGAYAWMVIYLVSLLVYFVSYLLIRALSRYREYAADRGAAYLTGAPSNLASALIKISGVMDRIPSRDLRQAEALNAFFIVPALRGSSIAELFSTHPSLENRLAYLRKLELELAGRK